AAAGGCAAAAAATAAGCTATAACTGTTTGCCCATCCTCTAAAAGATCCCTTGGTAAAAAATGACTTGGACTAACTGCTTTTTTAAGTGAGTAAAATAAACTATCTAAAGCTTTTGCATAACCAATTAATGGCTTACGCCATATTGTTACCCCACCATTTATAGATGAAAAATCCCTAATAAACTCTTTTATCTTTTGATCAACCTCTTTTCTATTCATAATTAACAAAGATAATATTTTAATAAAGTAAAAACAAGCCGAATAGATGATTGTTTAAAAGATTTGGGCTTAATGAAGATTTGATATACACATATTGATTTTTTAAATATTACTTCTCTAAAGTATTAAGCTTTGTATGCCTATTTTTTTATAAAAAATTAACTACTCTAGAAGCACATCACCTTTTATATTTTCTATTGTCTTTTTACCAATTCCATTAATATTTATAAGCTCTTCAATACTATAAATCTTCCCATACCTTTCTCTGTACTCTATTATTGCTTCAGCTTTTAC
This Deferribacterota bacterium DNA region includes the following protein-coding sequences:
- a CDS encoding helix-hairpin-helix domain-containing protein; translation: IFLIFIFFITVAIAKIDLNSATKKQLMSLDGIGEVKAEAIIEYRERYGKIYSIEELININGIGKKTIENIKGDVLLE